In Sphingobium sp. B2D3C, a genomic segment contains:
- the recQ gene encoding DNA helicase RecQ, with the protein MLADPAALLRSVFGFEAFRGVQAQVVDRVLAGRPTLAIMPTGAGKSLCYQLPALALPGCCVVVSPLIALMHDQLRAARALGIRAASLTSVDADWRETQDRLVAGELDLLYVAPERASGDGFRALLERSRLSLFAIDEAHCVSEWGHDFRPDYRLLRPLLDAFPDVPRLALTATADAHTREDILTQLGIPAEGLIISGFDRPNIRYLVQPRDGLRRQLTDILAANPGPGIIYAPTRAATEQLAEALGAKGRPVLAYHAGLPAELRAANQAAFLASEEMVMVATVAFGMGIDKPDVRFVVHAGLPKSIESYYQESGRAGRDGDPATATLLWGAEDFTRARQRISEVEPERQSGERARIAALGALVETARCRRAVLLRHFGENPPPTCGNCDNCLSPPASIDATLTAQKLLSAVHRTGQSFGLGHLEAVLTGRGNDRISQRGHDRLSVFGIIEGDEAALIKPVARALQVHDALTTTDHGGLALGPAARGYLKGEERVELVIQPKKERRRGRDKGENPVNDPIFEALRECRRTLAQEAGVPPYVIFHDSTLRDMAAIRPKSLRDMALVSGVGERKLEAYGEAFLSALRRFG; encoded by the coding sequence ATGCTTGCCGATCCCGCCGCCCTGCTCCGAAGCGTTTTTGGCTTCGAGGCCTTTCGGGGCGTGCAGGCGCAAGTGGTGGACCGGGTGCTGGCGGGCCGCCCGACGCTGGCGATCATGCCGACCGGCGCCGGAAAATCGCTCTGCTATCAATTGCCCGCGCTTGCCCTGCCGGGCTGTTGCGTTGTCGTCTCGCCGCTGATCGCGCTGATGCACGACCAGTTGCGTGCGGCGCGAGCGCTCGGCATTCGCGCGGCGAGCCTCACCTCGGTGGACGCTGACTGGCGCGAGACGCAGGACAGGCTGGTCGCCGGCGAGCTGGACCTGCTCTACGTAGCGCCAGAGCGCGCCTCGGGAGACGGTTTCCGCGCGCTGCTGGAGCGGTCTCGCCTCAGCCTCTTCGCGATCGATGAGGCGCATTGCGTCTCGGAATGGGGCCATGATTTTCGTCCCGATTACCGCCTGCTGCGTCCGCTGCTCGACGCCTTTCCCGATGTCCCCCGGCTCGCGCTCACCGCGACCGCCGATGCCCACACCCGCGAGGATATTCTCACCCAGCTCGGCATTCCGGCTGAGGGGCTGATCATCTCCGGGTTCGACCGGCCCAATATCCGTTACCTCGTGCAGCCGCGCGATGGCCTGCGTCGTCAGCTCACCGATATTCTGGCGGCCAATCCCGGTCCCGGCATTATCTATGCACCAACCCGCGCCGCGACCGAGCAGCTTGCCGAGGCGTTGGGTGCCAAGGGGCGCCCGGTGCTGGCTTATCATGCGGGGCTGCCCGCCGAGCTGCGCGCCGCCAATCAGGCCGCGTTCCTCGCCAGCGAGGAGATGGTGATGGTCGCTACCGTCGCCTTCGGCATGGGCATCGACAAGCCGGACGTGCGCTTCGTCGTCCATGCCGGCCTGCCCAAGTCCATCGAGAGCTATTATCAGGAGAGCGGACGTGCCGGCCGCGATGGCGATCCCGCGACGGCGACATTGCTGTGGGGCGCGGAGGATTTCACGCGGGCGCGCCAGCGGATCAGCGAGGTGGAGCCAGAGCGCCAGTCTGGCGAGCGCGCGCGCATTGCCGCCCTGGGTGCACTGGTGGAGACCGCGCGGTGCCGCCGCGCGGTGCTGCTGCGCCATTTCGGCGAGAACCCGCCGCCCACCTGCGGCAATTGCGACAATTGCCTCTCGCCCCCCGCCAGCATCGATGCGACGCTGACGGCGCAAAAGCTGCTCTCGGCTGTCCACCGCACCGGCCAGAGCTTTGGCCTCGGTCACCTGGAAGCCGTGCTGACCGGGCGGGGTAATGACCGGATTTCCCAGCGCGGGCATGATCGCCTGTCGGTGTTTGGCATTATCGAGGGCGACGAGGCCGCGCTCATCAAACCCGTCGCCCGCGCCCTGCAAGTGCATGATGCGCTGACCACCACCGACCATGGCGGACTGGCGCTTGGCCCGGCGGCGCGTGGTTATCTCAAGGGCGAGGAGCGCGTCGAGCTGGTGATCCAGCCGAAGAAGGAGCGCCGCCGTGGTCGCGACAAGGGGGAGAACCCTGTCAACGACCCGATCTTCGAGGCTCTACGCGAGTGCCGCCGTACGCTGGCCCAGGAGGCCGGGGTGCCGCCTTATGTCATCTTCCATGACAGCACCTTGCGCGACATGGCCGCGATCCGCCCGAAGTCGCTGCGGGACATGGCGCTGGTCAGCGGCGTCGGCGAGCGCAAGCTGGAGGCCTATGGCGAGGCCTTCCTCTCTGCTCTTCGCCGCTTCGGCTAA
- a CDS encoding class I SAM-dependent methyltransferase: protein MDRIGAASDRHAGAMDAQYALQRHVYDITRKYYLLGRDRLIRDLAVPAGGSVLEIGVGTGRNLALVARHYPQARLFGLDISAEMLKSAQRNIARAGAHSRTLLERADAVRFDPQALFGEPGFDRVYISYSLSMIPQWEAALAQALSVVEPGGSLNIVDFGQQERLPGWFRAALQGWLGRFHVTPREPLFAVAHGLTATYGADLSCRALYRGYAWSLTIRR, encoded by the coding sequence ATGGACCGCATCGGCGCGGCGAGCGACCGCCATGCCGGCGCGATGGATGCGCAATATGCGCTGCAGCGGCATGTCTACGACATCACCCGCAAATATTATCTGCTGGGGCGGGATCGGCTCATCCGCGATCTGGCCGTGCCCGCTGGCGGATCGGTGCTGGAGATCGGGGTCGGTACCGGGCGCAATCTCGCGCTGGTCGCCCGGCATTATCCGCAGGCGCGGCTCTTCGGGCTCGATATTTCTGCGGAGATGCTCAAATCGGCGCAGCGCAATATCGCCCGTGCAGGCGCGCACTCGCGCACCCTGCTTGAGCGCGCCGATGCCGTCCGGTTCGATCCGCAGGCTTTGTTCGGCGAGCCGGGCTTTGACCGGGTCTATATCAGCTACAGCCTCTCGATGATCCCGCAATGGGAGGCCGCGCTGGCGCAGGCGCTCTCGGTCGTCGAACCGGGCGGGTCGCTCAATATCGTCGATTTCGGCCAACAGGAGCGCTTGCCCGGCTGGTTCCGTGCGGCCTTGCAGGGCTGGCTCGGGCGCTTTCACGTCACGCCGCGCGAGCCGCTCTTCGCCGTGGCCCACGGCCTTACCGCGACCTATGGCGCGGACCTGTCCTGCCGTGCCCTGTATCGCGGCTATGCGTGGAGCCTGACGATCCGGCGGTGA
- a CDS encoding DUF3419 family protein, with protein sequence MPHVIDRAVIHHEATTREGLLERAFAFAFRGLVYAQIWEDPVVDMEALAITPESHVVTIASGGCNVLSYLTADPARITAVDLNTAHIALNRLKQVAAQQLPDYASFRRFFAEADSAENLRAYKAYIRPHLDETARRYWEGRDLVGRRRIGMFRSGAYKRGLLGGFIGAAHLVARLYRIDPRELLAARDMDEQRRIFEARLAPIFERKFIRWLTDQPASLFGLGIPPAQYDALAGDEKMAAVLRKRLERLACDYDLKANYFAWQAFGRGYGRHADAPLPPYLQQDHYAAVTARADRVDIRHASMTDWLAQQPDASVDRYVLLDAQDWMNDAQLIALWYEITRTARPGARVLFRTAAEPSLLPGRVPDPLLERWHYHGEDSLRFTRADRSSIYGGVHLYSLKG encoded by the coding sequence ATGCCGCATGTCATCGATCGCGCCGTCATCCACCATGAGGCGACCACGCGCGAGGGCCTTCTCGAACGCGCCTTCGCCTTCGCGTTTCGGGGCCTGGTCTATGCGCAGATCTGGGAAGACCCAGTGGTGGACATGGAGGCGCTGGCGATCACGCCGGAGAGCCATGTCGTGACCATCGCCAGCGGCGGCTGCAATGTGCTCTCCTACCTGACCGCCGATCCGGCCCGCATCACGGCGGTCGATCTCAACACGGCGCATATAGCGCTCAATCGGCTGAAGCAGGTCGCGGCGCAGCAATTGCCCGATTATGCGAGCTTTCGCCGCTTCTTTGCCGAGGCCGACAGCGCGGAGAATCTTCGGGCCTATAAGGCCTATATCCGCCCGCATCTGGACGAGACGGCGCGCCGCTATTGGGAAGGGCGCGATCTGGTCGGGCGGCGCCGCATCGGCATGTTCCGCTCCGGTGCTTACAAGCGCGGGCTGCTCGGCGGCTTCATCGGCGCGGCGCATCTGGTGGCGCGGCTGTACCGCATTGATCCGCGCGAACTGCTGGCCGCCCGGGACATGGATGAGCAGCGCCGCATCTTCGAGGCGCGACTGGCGCCGATCTTCGAGCGCAAATTCATCCGCTGGCTGACCGATCAGCCCGCCTCGCTCTTCGGCCTCGGCATCCCGCCCGCGCAATATGATGCGCTTGCCGGCGATGAGAAAATGGCGGCGGTGCTGCGCAAGCGCCTCGAACGCCTCGCCTGCGATTATGATCTCAAGGCCAATTATTTCGCCTGGCAGGCCTTCGGGCGCGGCTATGGCCGCCATGCGGATGCGCCGCTGCCGCCCTATCTCCAGCAGGATCATTATGCGGCGGTGACGGCGCGCGCCGACCGGGTCGATATCCGTCACGCCAGTATGACTGACTGGCTCGCCCAGCAGCCGGATGCCAGCGTGGATCGTTATGTGCTGCTGGATGCGCAGGACTGGATGAACGACGCGCAGTTGATTGCGCTCTGGTACGAGATCACCCGCACAGCCCGCCCCGGCGCTCGCGTGCTCTTCCGCACGGCGGCCGAGCCAAGCCTGCTGCCGGGGCGCGTGCCCGATCCGCTTCTGGAGCGCTGGCATTATCATGGCGAGGACTCGCTGCGCTTCACCCGCGCCGACCGCTCGTCCATTTATGGCGGCGTGCATCTCTACAGTTTGAAGGGCTAG
- the cls gene encoding cardiolipin synthase has translation MAGSSPHLDQIWYALEWIIRIGALAVVPLRRTPAAARAWLLLIFFLPVPGLLLFLAIGSPRFPAWRRERFGALQPFFAATAQAQQRHQPALGDAEPIAALARTLGHMPATDGNAITLIDAYDAVVDRLVADIDAAEQSVHLLVYIFADDAVGQRVAAALGRAVQRGLDVRVLFDPVGSRPWRRGTQALLRAKGVRVCETLPLRLIRARTRRDMRNHRKLFVIDDRIGYAGSQNIVARDFRPGVVNRELVARVTGPVVASMAALVRADWSLESGDPPGASPAPTDTAGTACLQLLPSGADYPLAGFETLLVWQLHQARQHVVMVSPYFVPGEDVLGAMGAAVARGVKVDLILSRVADQPLVRLSQSSFYQELLDAGVSIHLFPNELLHAKTLSIDDRLAVVGSSNVDLRSFQLNQEASLLIYDAASIAHVLTIHEGYLAASTTLTPTAWRARSRTRRLAENIARLVDSLL, from the coding sequence ATGGCAGGGTCATCGCCCCATCTCGATCAGATCTGGTACGCGCTGGAATGGATCATCCGCATCGGCGCGCTCGCGGTCGTGCCCCTGCGGCGGACACCTGCGGCGGCGCGGGCGTGGCTGCTGCTGATCTTCTTCCTGCCGGTGCCCGGCCTGCTCTTGTTTCTCGCCATCGGCAGTCCGCGCTTCCCGGCGTGGCGGCGCGAGCGGTTCGGCGCCTTGCAGCCCTTCTTCGCCGCGACCGCGCAAGCGCAGCAGCGGCATCAGCCCGCGCTTGGCGATGCGGAGCCCATCGCGGCGCTCGCACGCACTTTGGGGCATATGCCCGCCACCGACGGCAATGCCATCACGCTGATCGACGCTTATGATGCGGTGGTGGACCGGCTCGTCGCGGATATCGATGCCGCCGAACAGTCCGTCCACCTGCTCGTCTACATCTTCGCCGACGATGCCGTGGGCCAGCGCGTGGCCGCCGCGCTCGGCCGGGCCGTCCAGCGCGGTCTGGACGTGCGGGTGCTGTTCGATCCGGTCGGCTCGCGCCCATGGCGGCGCGGGACGCAGGCGCTTTTGCGCGCCAAGGGGGTGCGGGTGTGCGAAACGCTGCCGTTGCGCTTGATCCGGGCCCGAACCCGGCGCGATATGCGCAATCATCGCAAGCTCTTCGTGATCGACGACAGGATCGGCTATGCCGGCTCCCAGAACATCGTCGCGCGCGATTTCCGACCCGGCGTGGTCAATCGCGAACTGGTCGCGCGGGTGACGGGGCCGGTGGTCGCCAGCATGGCGGCGCTGGTGCGTGCCGACTGGTCGCTGGAGTCTGGCGATCCGCCCGGCGCCTCCCCTGCCCCGACGGACACCGCCGGGACCGCATGCCTGCAATTGCTGCCGAGCGGCGCGGACTATCCGCTGGCCGGGTTCGAGACGCTGCTGGTCTGGCAATTGCATCAGGCGCGCCAGCACGTCGTCATGGTCAGCCCTTATTTCGTGCCGGGCGAGGACGTGCTCGGCGCCATGGGCGCAGCGGTGGCGCGCGGGGTCAAGGTCGACCTCATTCTCTCGCGCGTGGCGGATCAGCCGCTCGTTCGCCTCTCGCAAAGCTCCTTCTATCAGGAGCTGCTGGACGCCGGCGTCTCGATCCACCTGTTCCCCAACGAACTGCTCCACGCCAAGACGCTCAGCATCGATGACCGGCTGGCCGTGGTGGGATCGAGCAATGTCGACCTGCGCTCGTTCCAGCTCAATCAGGAGGCCAGCCTGCTGATCTACGACGCCGCCTCGATTGCGCATGTGCTGACAATTCATGAAGGCTATCTGGCGGCCTCCACCACGCTGACCCCGACAGCATGGCGCGCCCGCTCGCGCACCCGGCGGCTCGCCGAGAACATCGCCCGGCTGGTGGATTCGCTGCTGTGA
- a CDS encoding threonine/serine dehydratase — translation MTEQELLDPLRAPSREGVLRAADKIAALLPPTPLLPLEVQARTIWCKADMLQPIGAFKIRGAWHRLSDLTAQQRARGVVGVSSGNHAQGVAWAARRLGIAATIVMPSNAPRAKLAATRALGAKVHLYDRASEDRDSIAADLVAKSGATLVHAYGDPWIIEGQGTLGIEGAAQMQAQLGRGPDRIVVCCGGGGLSAGLALACPDAELYLAEPEGYDDLLRSLAAGSIQSVDDLAFPTDCDALQTPRTFPINFAVLQGRASGGAAVTPMEVAQAMRLVFEKLHLVVEPGGAAALAAVLAGKVPVTDATLVTLSGGNVDRETFTRLLELAGRAG, via the coding sequence GTGACAGAACAAGAATTGCTCGATCCGCTTCGTGCGCCGAGCCGCGAAGGCGTGTTGCGCGCGGCGGACAAGATCGCGGCGCTGCTGCCGCCAACGCCGCTTTTGCCTCTCGAGGTCCAGGCGCGGACGATCTGGTGCAAGGCGGACATGCTCCAGCCCATCGGCGCCTTCAAGATCCGGGGCGCATGGCATCGGCTGAGCGATCTGACGGCGCAGCAGCGTGCGCGCGGGGTGGTCGGCGTTTCCAGCGGCAATCACGCGCAGGGCGTGGCTTGGGCCGCCCGGCGGCTCGGCATCGCCGCGACCATCGTGATGCCGAGCAATGCGCCCCGCGCCAAGCTGGCGGCGACCCGGGCGCTGGGCGCCAAGGTCCATCTCTATGATCGCGCGAGCGAGGATCGCGACAGCATCGCTGCCGATCTGGTCGCGAAGAGCGGCGCGACCCTCGTTCATGCCTATGGCGATCCGTGGATCATCGAGGGGCAGGGCACGCTCGGGATTGAGGGGGCAGCGCAAATGCAGGCCCAACTCGGGCGCGGACCCGACCGCATCGTTGTCTGTTGCGGGGGCGGGGGTCTCTCTGCCGGTCTCGCGCTGGCCTGTCCGGATGCGGAGCTCTATCTGGCCGAGCCGGAGGGCTATGACGATCTGCTTCGCTCGCTGGCGGCCGGCAGCATCCAGTCGGTGGACGACCTGGCCTTCCCCACCGATTGCGACGCGCTCCAGACGCCGCGCACCTTCCCGATTAATTTCGCGGTATTGCAGGGCCGGGCCAGCGGTGGCGCCGCCGTGACGCCGATGGAGGTCGCGCAGGCCATGCGGCTGGTTTTCGAGAAGCTCCATCTGGTCGTCGAGCCCGGCGGCGCTGCGGCGCTGGCTGCCGTGCTCGCGGGCAAGGTGCCGGTGACCGATGCGACGCTCGTTACCCTCTCGGGCGGCAATGTCGACCGGGAGACGTTCACCCGCCTGCTGGAGCTCGCCGGCCGGGCGGGCTGA
- a CDS encoding saccharopine dehydrogenase family protein has product MSKVLVIGAGGVGSVAVHKMAMNVDIFSDIHLASRTVSKCDAIAASVKERTGVTISTYALDADDVAATTALIKQIGPKLVVNLALPYQDLAIMDACLAAGVSYMDTANYEPRDEAHFEYSWQWAYQDRFKDAGLMALLGSGFDPGVTSVFASWLKKHHFERIDTLDILDCNGGDHGQHFATNFNPEINIREVTAPARHWENGAWVTTPALSYKQSFDFEQVGPKNMYLMYHEELESLAKHLPEIKRIRFWMTFGDAYLKHLEVLQNVGMTRIDPVIYNGVEIIPLQFLKAVLPEPASLGPTTKGKTNIGDIATGLGKDGKDKTLYVYNICDHEDAYAETGNQAVSYTTGVPAMIGAALMLQGLWSGAGVFNIEQLDPDPFMAMLNKHGLPWQVKELDGPLPF; this is encoded by the coding sequence ATGAGCAAGGTGCTGGTCATCGGCGCAGGTGGCGTCGGATCGGTCGCGGTCCACAAGATGGCGATGAATGTGGACATCTTCAGCGACATTCACCTCGCGAGCCGCACGGTCTCCAAATGCGATGCCATTGCCGCCTCCGTGAAAGAGCGCACCGGCGTCACCATCAGCACCTATGCGCTGGACGCCGACGACGTGGCAGCGACGACGGCGCTGATCAAGCAAATCGGCCCCAAACTGGTCGTAAACCTGGCCCTGCCCTATCAGGACCTCGCGATCATGGATGCCTGCCTTGCTGCGGGCGTCAGTTATATGGACACGGCGAACTACGAGCCGCGCGATGAGGCGCATTTCGAATATAGCTGGCAGTGGGCCTATCAGGACCGGTTCAAGGATGCCGGCCTCATGGCGCTGCTCGGCTCCGGCTTCGACCCGGGCGTCACCAGCGTGTTCGCGAGCTGGCTCAAGAAGCATCATTTCGAACGGATCGACACGCTCGACATTCTGGACTGCAATGGCGGCGACCATGGCCAGCACTTCGCCACCAACTTCAATCCGGAGATCAACATCCGCGAAGTGACTGCGCCGGCGCGACACTGGGAGAATGGTGCGTGGGTCACGACCCCCGCCCTCTCCTACAAGCAGAGCTTCGACTTCGAGCAGGTCGGGCCCAAGAACATGTACCTCATGTATCATGAGGAGCTGGAGAGCCTCGCCAAGCACCTGCCCGAGATCAAGCGCATCCGCTTCTGGATGACCTTTGGCGATGCCTATCTCAAACATCTCGAAGTGCTGCAGAATGTCGGCATGACGCGGATCGACCCGGTGATCTACAATGGCGTTGAGATCATCCCGCTGCAGTTCCTCAAGGCCGTGCTGCCCGAGCCGGCCAGCCTTGGCCCCACGACCAAGGGCAAGACCAACATCGGCGATATTGCCACCGGCCTGGGCAAAGATGGCAAGGACAAGACCCTCTACGTCTACAATATCTGCGACCATGAGGATGCCTATGCCGAGACCGGCAACCAGGCGGTGAGCTACACCACGGGCGTGCCGGCGATGATCGGCGCGGCGCTGATGCTGCAGGGCCTGTGGTCCGGCGCGGGTGTGTTCAACATCGAGCAGCTCGATCCCGACCCGTTCATGGCCATGCTGAACAAGCATGGCCTGCCGTGGCAGGTGAAGGAACTCGACGGACCGCTGCCCTTCTGA
- a CDS encoding carboxynorspermidine decarboxylase yields the protein METRAGDPGAFARFDLNRVPSPAFVVDAAAIRRNLTILKDVRDRGGIKMLAALKAFSMWSLGPTVSAYLDGVCASGLYEARLGREEYTGLDEKGEVATYCAGYKAADLPEICVLSDHIIFNSPGQHARFRPLLDAQRAQGMSFDVGLRINPLHAEGEVAKYDPCQPNSRLGFPIDQLLPEHIEGVDGIHFHTLCEQDFVPLGRTWASVEPSLKRFFPQLKWLNFGGGHHITRADYQRDELVAFLQQVRRETGLDVYLEPGEAVALDAGILVGEILDVIDNGMPVAIVDISATCHMPDVIEAPYRPAMLGENTSGDLVRLGGPSCLAGDIIGDYGLPVPAEPGRRIAFLDQAHYSMVKTNTFNGVPLPSIWLWDSETDELQEIRQFGYEDFKDRLS from the coding sequence ATGGAAACCCGAGCCGGCGACCCCGGCGCCTTTGCGCGCTTCGACCTCAATCGCGTGCCCTCGCCCGCTTTCGTGGTCGATGCCGCCGCCATCCGACGCAACCTGACGATCCTCAAGGACGTAAGGGACCGGGGCGGCATCAAGATGCTGGCGGCGCTCAAGGCCTTTTCGATGTGGTCGCTCGGGCCAACCGTCTCGGCCTATCTCGACGGCGTCTGCGCCTCCGGCCTCTACGAGGCCCGACTGGGCCGCGAAGAATATACCGGGCTGGATGAGAAGGGCGAGGTCGCGACCTATTGCGCCGGCTACAAGGCGGCAGACCTGCCGGAAATCTGCGTGCTTTCCGACCATATCATCTTCAACTCACCCGGCCAGCATGCGCGCTTCCGGCCCCTTCTCGATGCGCAGCGCGCGCAGGGGATGAGCTTCGATGTGGGCTTGCGGATCAATCCGCTCCATGCCGAGGGCGAGGTGGCGAAATATGATCCCTGTCAGCCCAACAGCCGGCTGGGCTTCCCCATCGACCAGCTACTCCCCGAGCATATCGAGGGCGTGGACGGCATTCATTTCCACACGCTGTGCGAGCAGGATTTCGTGCCGTTGGGCCGGACATGGGCCTCGGTCGAGCCGAGCCTCAAGCGCTTCTTTCCTCAGCTCAAATGGCTGAACTTCGGCGGCGGCCATCATATCACCCGCGCCGACTATCAGCGCGATGAGCTGGTCGCCTTCCTCCAGCAGGTCCGCCGTGAGACCGGGCTCGACGTGTATCTGGAGCCGGGCGAGGCCGTGGCGCTGGATGCGGGCATCCTCGTGGGCGAAATTCTCGATGTGATCGACAATGGCATGCCTGTGGCGATCGTGGATATTTCCGCGACCTGCCATATGCCCGATGTGATCGAGGCGCCCTATCGCCCGGCGATGCTCGGCGAAAACACCAGCGGCGATCTCGTGCGGCTGGGTGGCCCCTCCTGCCTCGCAGGGGACATCATCGGCGACTATGGCCTGCCCGTCCCCGCCGAGCCGGGCCGTCGCATCGCCTTCCTCGATCAGGCGCATTATTCGATGGTGAAGACCAACACCTTCAACGGCGTGCCGCTGCCCTCCATCTGGCTGTGGGACAGCGAGACGGACGAACTGCAGGAAATCCGCCAGTTCGGCTATGAGGACTTCAAAGACCGGCTGAGCTGA
- a CDS encoding methyl-accepting chemotaxis protein, with protein sequence MMHAASFQIDGQDDEDAVARLRMPGSEQIKARQGASSMEIVALFRQHMGLRLLPLVDEADRPIGAIYEEDVRNILFNPYGYALLSNAGVTIAFGERMQRCPVIEMDRGLAGLLAVHARDGGKEAIIVTRGGRYAGFVPNAAILAAMNAQEMRQLRARDAELARLRAVSAGFEQDIQSLSTALGDMASLLQGTATGTATRSQDNTDHALHVLTAAGQTGAMMDEVARSSAALVQSLGRLDQETAQARAVAAEAVSRVDASAAQAQALDQATQSIEAITVTIETLARSVKLLSLNASIEAARAGEAGRGFAVVANEVRGLAQKTGAAAQDIRTHALTVRGTVTAVTGAQAGLERVIASVKQIADGVTSTVSAQRALSLHLAAGTEQAASASKEIEAHIVRISGNARSAAEGAQDLARTAHDLSDASSSLSRRVERFLSDIAMRDGAAD encoded by the coding sequence ATGATGCATGCGGCCTCTTTCCAGATCGACGGACAGGATGACGAGGACGCTGTCGCCCGGCTGCGGATGCCGGGCAGCGAGCAGATCAAGGCGCGGCAGGGCGCCTCGTCCATGGAGATTGTCGCGCTGTTTCGCCAGCACATGGGCTTGCGGCTTCTCCCGCTGGTCGATGAGGCAGATCGCCCCATTGGCGCCATCTATGAGGAGGATGTCCGCAATATCCTCTTCAACCCCTATGGCTATGCCTTGCTGAGCAACGCCGGCGTGACCATCGCCTTTGGCGAGCGGATGCAGCGCTGCCCGGTGATCGAGATGGATCGAGGCCTCGCCGGCCTGCTTGCTGTCCACGCCCGCGATGGCGGCAAGGAAGCGATCATCGTGACGCGCGGGGGCCGCTATGCCGGTTTCGTCCCCAATGCCGCCATTCTCGCAGCGATGAACGCGCAGGAGATGCGCCAGCTTCGCGCGCGGGATGCCGAACTGGCGCGACTGCGGGCGGTGAGTGCCGGCTTCGAGCAGGACATTCAGAGCCTCTCTACGGCGCTTGGCGATATGGCGTCGCTGCTTCAGGGCACGGCCACCGGCACCGCCACCCGCAGCCAGGACAATACCGACCACGCCTTGCACGTGCTCACCGCCGCCGGCCAGACCGGCGCGATGATGGATGAGGTGGCGAGATCCAGCGCCGCATTGGTGCAATCGCTCGGGCGGCTCGACCAGGAAACGGCGCAGGCGCGTGCTGTCGCCGCCGAAGCTGTTTCCCGCGTCGATGCCAGCGCGGCGCAAGCGCAGGCGCTCGATCAGGCCACGCAATCCATCGAAGCGATCACCGTAACGATCGAAACGCTGGCACGGTCGGTCAAGCTCCTCTCGCTCAACGCCTCGATCGAAGCGGCGCGGGCTGGAGAAGCCGGACGCGGCTTTGCCGTCGTCGCCAATGAAGTGCGCGGCCTTGCCCAGAAGACCGGCGCCGCTGCGCAGGATATTCGCACCCATGCGCTGACGGTTCGCGGCACGGTCACGGCGGTGACAGGGGCACAGGCGGGTCTTGAGCGCGTGATCGCCAGCGTCAAGCAGATCGCCGATGGCGTCACCTCGACGGTCAGCGCGCAGCGCGCGCTCTCCCTCCATCTCGCCGCCGGCACCGAACAGGCGGCCTCGGCCAGCAAGGAGATCGAGGCGCATATCGTGCGCATCTCCGGCAATGCGCGATCCGCCGCCGAAGGCGCGCAGGATCTGGCACGGACGGCTCATGATCTGAGCGACGCATCGAGCAGCCTCTCGCGGCGGGTAGAGCGGTTCCTGAGCGACATCGCGATGCGCGACGGCGCCGCTGATTGA